TTttcaagaatgagcttggagctctaggaaactacgGAAAATCCTAAGAGTTTTTTTTGTATATAGCATTTTTGTACTAATTAATTGGGCATATAACGccttgtttcaattttttagaaCAATATCACCATGCTGCACTTTAGAACAACGGCAACAATTTGTTTTTAGCGAAGCCGCTGTTGTGAACAACAGCATATCTCTGATTTTAATGTCGCTATTCACAACAGCGGTATATCTTTGACTTTAACTCACAAGAGCTAATGGCAGAGACCATAAGAACCACAAAAACTCAGAGTGTCTTTGAGAAGTTTGAGATCCTATGTTTTACAAGCCAAGAAGCATACCAAAGACCAACGTCATTGAAGGCATAATTGCACAAAGTAAAAAATTGAGATACGCCAAATCCACTTCCTGATCAAACCATTCACAATGCCAGATTCTAGTGCGGACTTTCAACAAACGGATGTTGGGCAAGCAAAGAAGAGAGCTAAGAGGCATGGGAAGAACCTGTATAGAGGAATCAGTCAGCGACCCTGGGAAAAATGGGCTGCCGAGATTGGTGATCCAAAGAGTACGACACTTAGAGCATATGCAAAGAAGGAACCGAGGCAGCCACAAATGACAACCTATAGAACCAAACAATGCATAGACCCATTCAGGAGACTTCATCTTTGCAAAGGCGCCATAAGGAACTGGCTTGTTCCTTaaaggcaagtttttcaaggCCGGTAAATGGGATTGGGGTGTAAGGCATCAAAGAACAAAACTAAAATCGATAGTTGAGGAATCAGATAGCCGGCGCGAACATGGTGATCGCCCATAGGAGGAATTTCAAGTAATTATTGGTGAGAGTGATGTCGCTGACAACAGGCGTGAGCTACGAAGCAGTCCAAGTGAGACTCTAGGGTCAGTGAAGCGGTGCCGCAGATCTCGAGGATTTGGTCCTGCGTTAGACTTGGATTTGAGAAGGGACAAGGCGGCTCGTGACTTCTGCTTGGAGGAGAATGGGGTTGAGAAATCGGGGGCTAGGATTATGGAGAGTTTGTGGCGATGAAGAAAGTTGACTCGCAATCAAAAGAACACATAGAGGGAGGGAGATGGATTACACTATGCCGCCGTTGTTATCAACAATGGCATAACTAAAAATTGATAATACCGCTGTTCTCAACGGCGGCAATCGTTGTCTCTAGCAAAGCCGCTGTTGACAACAGCGGTATGGTGTTATATctctaaaaattataaatagggTATTATATGCCTAATTAATTTGTCCATAGGTGCTATATGTAAAAAAAGCTCAAATCCTAAGTTTCACTAACTTACCACTAAGGACTTGATGCGATAATCGAAACGAGCCATAGGGCTAAGCATTGGGGTCATATGGAAGGTATCCAAGCATTCATTGAAGtg
This sequence is a window from Tripterygium wilfordii isolate XIE 37 chromosome 8, ASM1340144v1, whole genome shotgun sequence. Protein-coding genes within it:
- the LOC120003599 gene encoding uncharacterized protein LOC120003599, coding for MPDSSADFQQTDVGQAKKRAKRHGKNLYRGISQRPWEKWAAEIGDPKSTTLRAYAKKEPRQPQMTTYRTKQCIDPFRRLHLCKGAIRNWRELRSSPSETLGSVKRCRRSRGFGPALDLDLRRDKAARDFCLEENGVEKSGARIMESLWR